A genome region from Thermomonospora amylolytica includes the following:
- the nfi gene encoding deoxyribonuclease V (cleaves DNA at apurinic or apyrimidinic sites), producing the protein MKVRTLHSWPATADEAEAVQDRLRPLLDLTGSGPAEVGTVAGLDVSYEEGTDRLAAAVVVLDAATLRPVEESVVIGTAAFPYVPGLFAFRELPTLVEALERLTTVPDLLVCDGHGLAHPRRFGLACHLGVLTGLPSLGVGKTRLVGSYDPPGEPRGSMSDLVDAGEVVGRVLRTQDGVRPVFVSAGHRIDLDTACRHVLALAPDYRLPETTRRADRLSRQALAGPLPA; encoded by the coding sequence GTGAAGGTGCGAACGCTGCATTCCTGGCCCGCGACGGCGGATGAGGCCGAGGCCGTTCAGGACCGGCTGCGCCCGCTGCTGGACCTGACCGGGTCCGGCCCGGCCGAGGTCGGGACGGTGGCCGGGCTGGACGTGTCGTACGAGGAGGGCACGGACCGGCTGGCCGCCGCCGTGGTGGTGCTGGACGCGGCGACCCTGCGGCCGGTCGAGGAGTCGGTGGTGATCGGGACGGCGGCGTTCCCGTACGTGCCGGGGCTGTTCGCGTTCCGTGAGCTGCCGACGCTGGTCGAGGCGCTGGAGCGGCTGACCACCGTCCCGGACCTGCTGGTGTGCGACGGCCACGGGCTGGCGCATCCGCGGCGGTTCGGGCTGGCCTGCCACCTCGGGGTGCTGACCGGGCTGCCGTCGCTGGGGGTCGGCAAGACCCGCCTGGTGGGCTCGTACGACCCGCCGGGCGAGCCGCGCGGCTCGATGTCCGACCTGGTCGACGCGGGCGAGGTCGTCGGGCGGGTGCTGCGCACGCAGGACGGGGTGCGCCCGGTGTTCGTGTCGGCGGGGCACCGGATCGACCTGGACACCGCCTGCCGGCACGTGCTGGCCCTGGCCCCCGACTACCGGCTGCCGGAGACCACCCGCCGTGCCGACCGGCTGAGCCGGCAGGCCCTCGCCGGGCCTCTTCCGGCATAG
- a CDS encoding TetR/AcrR family transcriptional regulator, with protein MTTTGTESARADGEGRGRRRGGRSAALPSERREHLVRLAADLFAEKGFQATTVRDIAREAGILSGSLYHHFDSKESIVDEVLSGFFDEVLAAYRAAVDRGGDPRETIAELVRIAFGTLEPHRAAITVLQNDWAYLKGMPRFAYLTRVEQDVEKMWVDTLERGQRSGVFRADIDARLTYRMIRDTIWVAVRWYRPGGSLRPESLADHYLKVMFDGIVTHS; from the coding sequence GTGACGACCACAGGCACCGAGTCCGCCCGCGCCGACGGCGAAGGGCGCGGGCGGCGGCGCGGCGGCAGGTCCGCGGCGCTGCCGTCCGAACGGCGCGAGCACCTGGTCCGGCTGGCCGCCGACCTGTTCGCCGAGAAGGGCTTCCAGGCGACCACGGTGCGCGACATCGCCCGCGAGGCGGGGATCCTGTCCGGGAGCCTGTACCACCACTTCGACTCCAAGGAGTCGATCGTCGACGAGGTGCTGTCCGGCTTCTTCGACGAGGTCCTGGCGGCCTACCGGGCGGCCGTGGACAGGGGCGGCGACCCGCGCGAGACCATCGCCGAACTGGTGCGCATCGCCTTCGGCACCCTCGAGCCGCACCGCGCGGCCATCACCGTCCTGCAGAACGACTGGGCCTACCTCAAGGGGATGCCCCGCTTCGCCTACCTGACCAGGGTGGAGCAGGACGTCGAGAAGATGTGGGTGGACACCCTCGAGCGCGGCCAGCGGTCCGGCGTCTTCCGCGCCGACATCGACGCCAGGCTCACCTACCGGATGATCCGCGACACCATCTGGGTCGCCGTCCGCTGGTACCGCCCGGGCGGCTCGCTGCGGCCGGAGTCGCTGGCCGACCACTACCTCAAGGTCATGTTCGACGGGATCGTCACGCACTCCTGA
- a CDS encoding helix-turn-helix domain-containing protein, whose protein sequence is MDRTTCSLPPEFWSSPPVSAALACCDMPALLDRVRRAHGWTQSDLAAAVGYSQSWVSKVLRGVQPLTVDQVRELSRRLGIPAGLLRLGDAGGDDPTNRRDFGKAVALALLPVPGRTPVDETTAATLTAITGGQRRLDATTPARDLVRGVVAHVELAGRLYALAGDGPPAAGIAAALSEAAGLAAWLHADMLDIGSARTYYRLAVDRARRAGHDLLAAYMLGSLAAFEIDVDDPALGLAHAAEARRWLGPHPHPAPQAWLRAIEALGHATARRDERSATRALLAAERAVEAAPPAAPPWPWVFPFGAAKLAGYRALVAVRLDRPDQALAAFAESAAGPAAGGAAAPKQRAAVMLEVATAVRQDGVRRRDPDRVDEAFRMAGEALSAGLTYASERIVQRARRFRREHAGPMTESVREFDDRLGVTFG, encoded by the coding sequence ATGGACCGGACCACATGCAGCCTCCCGCCGGAGTTCTGGTCCAGCCCCCCTGTGTCGGCCGCCCTGGCGTGCTGTGACATGCCGGCGTTGCTGGACCGCGTCCGGCGGGCGCACGGCTGGACGCAGTCCGACCTGGCCGCCGCCGTCGGCTACTCCCAGAGCTGGGTGTCCAAGGTGCTGCGCGGCGTCCAGCCGCTCACCGTCGACCAGGTGCGGGAGCTGTCCCGCCGCCTGGGCATCCCGGCCGGGCTGCTGCGGCTCGGCGACGCAGGAGGTGACGATCCCACGAACCGCCGTGACTTCGGCAAGGCCGTGGCGCTGGCCCTGCTGCCCGTGCCTGGCCGCACGCCGGTGGACGAGACCACCGCCGCCACGCTGACCGCCATCACCGGCGGCCAGCGCCGGCTGGACGCCACCACGCCGGCCCGAGACCTGGTGCGCGGCGTGGTCGCCCACGTCGAGCTGGCCGGCCGGCTGTACGCCCTGGCCGGGGACGGGCCGCCGGCCGCGGGCATCGCGGCGGCGCTCAGCGAGGCCGCCGGGCTCGCCGCCTGGCTGCACGCCGACATGCTCGACATCGGCAGCGCCCGGACGTACTACCGGCTGGCGGTGGACCGGGCCCGCCGCGCCGGGCACGACCTGCTGGCCGCCTACATGCTGGGCAGCCTGGCCGCGTTCGAGATCGACGTCGACGACCCGGCGCTCGGGCTCGCGCACGCCGCCGAGGCGCGCCGCTGGCTCGGCCCGCACCCGCACCCGGCCCCGCAGGCGTGGCTGCGCGCGATCGAGGCGCTCGGCCACGCCACCGCCCGCCGCGACGAGCGGAGCGCGACCCGGGCGCTGCTGGCCGCCGAGCGGGCGGTGGAGGCCGCGCCCCCGGCCGCGCCGCCCTGGCCGTGGGTGTTCCCGTTCGGCGCGGCCAAGCTCGCCGGGTACCGGGCGCTGGTCGCGGTCCGGCTGGACCGGCCCGACCAGGCGCTGGCGGCGTTCGCCGAGTCGGCCGCCGGGCCGGCCGCCGGCGGGGCGGCGGCGCCCAAGCAGCGCGCCGCGGTCATGCTGGAGGTCGCCACCGCGGTGCGCCAGGACGGCGTCCGCCGCCGCGACCCCGACCGGGTGGACGAGGCGTTCCGGATGGCGGGGGAGGCCCTGTCGGCCGGGCTGACCTATGCTTCGGAACGGATCGTCCAGCGGGCCCGCCGGTTCCGCCGCGAGCACGCCGGTCCGATGACCGAATCGGTTCGCGAGTTCGACGACCGGCTGGGCGTGACCTTCGGATGA
- a CDS encoding glucose 1-dehydrogenase → MGQLDGKVAIITGGARGMGRSHVRRFVAEGASVVFGDVLEEEGAKLAADLGDAARFVRMDVTSPEDWQNAVRTAVEAFGKLDVLVNNAGIIRHRRIEDMTPAEFRQVLEVNLVGQWLGVKAVIGPMKAAGGGSIVNVSSTEGFIGAAGLAAYSASKFGVRGLTKAAARELGEYGIRVNSIHPGGILTPMVTDPDVVAATADSAEAFMRALPLGRMGRTREVSGLVVFLASDDSGYCTGSEVLVDGGMLTGAGY, encoded by the coding sequence ATGGGGCAGCTTGACGGCAAGGTCGCGATCATCACCGGCGGGGCCCGGGGCATGGGCAGGTCGCACGTGCGGCGGTTCGTGGCCGAGGGCGCCTCGGTGGTGTTCGGCGACGTCCTGGAGGAGGAGGGCGCCAAGCTCGCCGCCGACCTCGGTGACGCGGCCCGCTTCGTGCGGATGGACGTCACCTCGCCCGAGGACTGGCAGAACGCCGTGCGGACCGCGGTCGAGGCGTTCGGAAAGCTGGACGTGCTGGTCAACAACGCCGGGATCATCCGGCACCGGCGCATCGAGGACATGACGCCGGCGGAGTTCCGGCAGGTCCTCGAGGTCAACCTGGTCGGCCAGTGGCTGGGCGTCAAGGCGGTGATCGGGCCGATGAAGGCGGCCGGCGGCGGCTCGATCGTCAACGTCTCCTCGACCGAGGGCTTCATCGGGGCCGCCGGGCTGGCCGCCTACAGCGCCAGCAAGTTCGGGGTGCGCGGGCTGACCAAGGCGGCGGCGCGGGAGCTGGGCGAGTACGGCATCCGGGTGAACTCGATCCACCCGGGCGGCATCCTCACCCCGATGGTCACCGACCCGGACGTGGTCGCCGCGACGGCCGACAGCGCCGAGGCGTTCATGAGGGCGCTGCCGCTCGGGCGGATGGGCCGCACCCGCGAGGTGTCCGGGCTGGTGGTATTCCTGGCCTCCGACGACTCCGGCTACTGCACCGGCAGCGAGGTGCTGGTCGACGGCGGGATGCTCACCGGCGCCGGCTACTAG
- a CDS encoding sensor histidine kinase, translating to MRRALGLVALAVTSMVALAFLIPLAFTVREVTRDRALDGAEREAAAMGPALSLSLRPADVERALASTAAGSSGRMAVHLPDGTVVGERRAASGEVAEAARRGRLRTVEVPDGLAVLQPVALAEGVVAVVEVFLPGADLDRGVLPAWLAMVAVGAVLVAGSVVAADRMGARVVRATQRLAEAAAALGEGDLSVRIEPEGPPELIEAGLAFNAMADRVTQLLAAEREMAADLSHRLRTPLAALRLNVEALDPGPVADQTRSAVDQLEREVDMIIRAVRRPAGRGSCDAARVLRERVAFWSALAEDEGRTCELIGAEGSAPVPLPAAELEAAVDALLGNVFRHTEEGTDFAVTLHVGEGITGILVADAGPGIADPEAALERGRSGRGSTGLGLDIARRAAESTGGYLRIHRSVLGGAQVQIWLRTGERPTPRRARRSRRRRG from the coding sequence ATGAGACGGGCCCTGGGCCTGGTCGCCCTGGCGGTGACCTCCATGGTGGCGCTGGCCTTCCTGATCCCGCTGGCGTTCACGGTGCGGGAGGTCACCCGGGACCGGGCGCTGGACGGCGCCGAGCGCGAGGCCGCCGCGATGGGCCCGGCGCTGTCGCTGTCGCTGCGGCCCGCCGACGTGGAACGGGCGCTGGCCTCCACCGCCGCGGGCTCGTCCGGCCGGATGGCGGTGCACCTGCCGGACGGCACCGTCGTCGGCGAGCGCCGGGCCGCGTCCGGCGAGGTGGCCGAGGCCGCCCGGCGGGGCCGGCTGCGCACCGTGGAGGTGCCCGACGGGCTGGCGGTGCTGCAGCCGGTCGCGCTCGCCGAGGGCGTGGTGGCGGTGGTGGAGGTGTTCCTGCCCGGCGCCGACCTGGACCGCGGCGTGCTGCCGGCCTGGCTGGCGATGGTCGCGGTGGGCGCCGTGCTGGTGGCCGGGTCGGTGGTCGCCGCCGACCGGATGGGCGCCCGGGTGGTGCGCGCCACCCAGCGGCTGGCCGAGGCGGCGGCCGCGCTCGGCGAGGGGGACCTCAGCGTCCGCATCGAGCCCGAGGGCCCGCCGGAGCTGATCGAGGCCGGGCTGGCGTTCAACGCGATGGCCGACCGGGTCACCCAGCTGCTGGCCGCCGAGCGGGAGATGGCCGCCGACCTGTCGCACCGGCTGCGCACCCCGCTGGCCGCGCTGCGGCTGAACGTGGAGGCGCTCGATCCCGGGCCGGTGGCCGACCAGACCCGCTCGGCCGTCGACCAGCTGGAACGCGAGGTCGACATGATCATCCGGGCGGTCCGCCGGCCGGCCGGGCGGGGCAGCTGCGACGCCGCCCGGGTGCTGCGCGAACGGGTGGCGTTCTGGTCGGCGCTGGCCGAGGACGAGGGCCGCACCTGCGAGCTGATCGGCGCGGAGGGCAGCGCGCCGGTCCCGCTGCCGGCCGCCGAGCTGGAGGCGGCGGTGGACGCGCTGCTGGGCAACGTGTTCCGGCACACCGAGGAGGGCACCGACTTCGCGGTGACCCTGCACGTCGGCGAGGGCATCACCGGCATCCTGGTGGCCGACGCCGGCCCCGGCATCGCCGACCCCGAGGCCGCCCTGGAACGCGGCCGCAGCGGCCGGGGGTCCACCGGGCTGGGGCTGGACATCGCCCGCCGCGCCGCCGAGTCCACCGGCGGCTACCTGCGGATCCACCGTTCCGTGCTGGGCGGCGCGCAGGTGCAGATCTGGCTGCGCACCGGCGAGCGCCCCACCCCCCGCCGCGCCCGCCGGTCCCGGCGCCGGAGGGGCTAG
- a CDS encoding flavodoxin family protein, protein MRTLLIVHHTASPNLQAMFEAVRDGASTDEIEGVEVVARPALTASAVDVLEADGLILGTPVNIGYISGALKHFFDQIYYPCLEATVRRPYAAYLHGASDASGALRAIETITTGLSWRPVRPPLVVTGEPTRADLEACWELGAITAAELAG, encoded by the coding sequence ATGAGGACCCTGCTGATCGTGCACCACACCGCCTCCCCGAACCTGCAGGCGATGTTCGAGGCGGTACGGGACGGGGCGAGCACCGACGAGATCGAGGGCGTCGAGGTGGTGGCGCGCCCGGCGCTGACCGCGAGCGCCGTGGACGTGCTGGAGGCCGACGGGCTGATCCTCGGCACGCCGGTCAACATCGGCTACATCTCCGGCGCGCTCAAGCACTTCTTCGACCAGATCTACTACCCGTGCCTGGAGGCCACCGTCCGCCGCCCGTACGCCGCGTACCTGCACGGCGCGAGCGACGCGAGCGGCGCGCTGCGGGCCATCGAGACGATCACCACCGGGCTGTCCTGGCGGCCCGTGCGGCCCCCGCTGGTGGTGACCGGCGAGCCCACCAGGGCGGATCTGGAGGCCTGCTGGGAGCTGGGCGCGATCACCGCCGCGGAACTGGCCGGGTGA
- a CDS encoding serine hydrolase domain-containing protein, whose translation MTSEQSTVQGHCDPAFKAVRETFEESFARGRELGAGVAVYADGRLVAELWGGVADRRTGRPWLRDTPCVAFSCTKAVTATAALLLAERGAYDLTGPVTDWWPEFGTHGKERTTAEHLLTHQAGLAAFAEPVTAEDAADPAAMAALLAAQAPLWTPGEGHGYHAVTFGWLAGEIVRRHAGCTVGEFVRREFAGDLDLWIGAPPEVIERAARLSADRRPPGPQAGTSAPRPAGRGAASVRIAEAAADPDGLMARALNSPPPGKGGYNNPVVLAGGWPGAGMVTTASALAAFYRDLVGGRILAPGTLRDALRRRVNGPDKVMVVDTSFGLGYMRPATAFFMPEAGRETAFGHSGAGGSIGMGDVEAGIAVAYVPNLLAGQLSVDLRAYRLVEAVYSSLG comes from the coding sequence GTGACGAGCGAGCAGAGCACGGTTCAGGGACACTGCGATCCGGCGTTCAAGGCGGTGCGGGAGACGTTCGAGGAGTCCTTCGCGCGCGGCCGGGAGCTGGGCGCGGGCGTGGCGGTGTACGCGGACGGCCGCCTGGTCGCCGAGCTGTGGGGCGGCGTGGCCGACCGCCGGACCGGGCGGCCCTGGCTGCGCGACACCCCGTGCGTGGCGTTCTCGTGCACCAAGGCGGTGACCGCGACGGCGGCGCTGCTGCTGGCCGAACGCGGGGCCTACGACCTGACCGGGCCGGTGACGGACTGGTGGCCGGAGTTCGGGACGCACGGCAAGGAGCGCACGACCGCCGAGCACCTGCTGACCCACCAGGCCGGGCTCGCGGCGTTCGCCGAGCCGGTGACCGCCGAGGACGCCGCCGACCCCGCCGCGATGGCGGCGCTGCTGGCCGCGCAGGCGCCGTTGTGGACGCCGGGCGAGGGGCACGGCTACCACGCGGTGACGTTCGGCTGGCTGGCCGGGGAGATCGTGCGGCGGCACGCGGGCTGCACCGTCGGGGAGTTCGTCCGCCGTGAGTTCGCCGGGGACCTGGACCTGTGGATCGGCGCCCCGCCGGAGGTGATCGAACGGGCCGCGCGGCTGTCGGCCGACCGGCGTCCGCCGGGCCCGCAGGCCGGGACGTCCGCTCCGCGGCCCGCCGGGCGCGGCGCCGCGTCGGTGCGCATCGCCGAGGCCGCCGCCGACCCGGACGGCCTGATGGCCCGCGCGCTCAACAGCCCGCCGCCCGGCAAGGGCGGCTACAACAACCCGGTGGTGCTGGCGGGCGGCTGGCCGGGCGCGGGGATGGTGACGACCGCGTCCGCGCTGGCCGCGTTCTACCGCGACCTGGTCGGCGGGCGGATCCTGGCGCCCGGCACGCTGCGGGACGCGCTGCGCCGCCGGGTGAACGGCCCCGACAAGGTCATGGTCGTCGACACCTCGTTCGGGCTGGGCTACATGCGTCCGGCGACGGCGTTCTTCATGCCGGAGGCGGGCCGGGAGACGGCGTTCGGGCACAGCGGCGCGGGCGGCTCGATCGGGATGGGCGACGTCGAGGCGGGCATCGCGGTGGCCTACGTCCCCAACCTGCTGGCCGGCCAGCTCTCCGTCGATCTGCGCGCCTACCGGCTGGTGGAGGCGGTTTATTCGTCGCTGGGCTGA
- a CDS encoding LysE family translocator, producing MVSTASVIGIALVALGMVLTPGPNMIYLVSRSITQGVRAGLVSLLGVATGFACYLVAAVVGLTAVFTLVPALYTVLKLAGAAYLLYLAWQAIRPGGRSPFEPEPLPPDGPWRLYTMGLVTNLLNPKIAVLYVSLLPQFVDPERGHIALQNLILGGTQITVAMIGNTLITLTAGSLAVFLARRPAWMRVQRAFMATVLGGLAVKMAADRSRAAAVTP from the coding sequence GTGGTCAGTACCGCATCGGTGATCGGGATCGCCCTGGTCGCCCTCGGCATGGTGCTCACTCCAGGGCCGAACATGATCTACCTGGTCTCGCGGTCGATCACCCAGGGGGTGCGCGCCGGGCTGGTCTCGCTGCTGGGGGTGGCCACCGGGTTCGCGTGCTACCTGGTGGCCGCCGTGGTGGGGCTGACCGCGGTGTTCACGCTGGTGCCCGCGCTCTACACGGTGCTGAAGCTGGCCGGGGCGGCGTACCTGCTCTACCTGGCCTGGCAGGCGATCCGGCCGGGCGGGCGGTCGCCGTTCGAGCCCGAGCCGCTGCCCCCGGACGGGCCGTGGCGGCTCTACACGATGGGGCTGGTCACCAACCTGCTCAACCCGAAGATCGCGGTGCTGTACGTGTCGCTGCTGCCGCAGTTCGTGGACCCGGAACGGGGCCACATCGCGCTGCAGAACCTGATCCTCGGCGGCACCCAGATCACCGTCGCCATGATCGGCAACACCCTGATCACGCTGACCGCCGGGAGCCTGGCCGTCTTCCTGGCCCGGCGGCCGGCGTGGATGCGGGTGCAGCGGGCGTTCATGGCGACGGTGCTGGGCGGGCTCGCGGTCAAGATGGCCGCCGACCGCTCCCGCGCCGCCGCCGTGACCCCCTAG
- a CDS encoding amidase: protein MEPDALGLAAQAELLALGEVSAKELVEHSLERIARLEGLGAFRTVRAEAARAEAAEADRRLAAGERLPLLGVPIAVKDDTDLAGETTPFGVPGDHRPKEHDTEHVRRLRAAGAVIVGKTTTCELGLWPFSESPGFGCARNPWHPDHTPGGSSGGSAAAVAAGMVPAAVGSDGAGSIRIPAAWTGLVGIKPQRGRVSAHPLRDPFHGLTVWGPLARSVGDAALLLDVLTGSHPEDVHRLDPPVISFAQAARRDPGRLRIAVSFRTAFGAPGKVDPEIVRAVERIARRLAALGHKVFPADPDYGPIGLGLVSRGTAGVADWLDTIPGARPEPRTETEAMIGRVAGRRLLPLARRLDPMLRRRVGRIFQIADVVLTPTTAQLPPRVNAYQGAGWHRTQSAAAAACPYAWPWNVLGWPGVNVPAGLSSSGLPIGAQLLGHDSDEALLISLAAQLEAVEGWHERRPPASMIQAA, encoded by the coding sequence GTGGAACCAGACGCGCTCGGCCTGGCGGCCCAGGCCGAACTGCTGGCGCTGGGCGAGGTGTCCGCCAAGGAACTGGTCGAGCACTCGCTGGAGCGGATCGCCCGGCTGGAAGGGCTGGGCGCCTTCCGGACGGTGCGGGCCGAGGCGGCCCGGGCGGAGGCGGCCGAGGCCGACCGGCGGCTGGCCGCCGGGGAGCGGCTGCCGCTGCTGGGCGTGCCGATCGCGGTCAAGGACGACACCGACCTGGCGGGGGAGACCACGCCGTTCGGGGTCCCCGGCGACCACCGGCCCAAGGAGCACGACACCGAGCACGTCCGCCGGCTGCGCGCCGCCGGGGCCGTGATCGTCGGCAAGACCACCACCTGCGAGCTGGGGCTGTGGCCGTTCAGCGAGTCGCCCGGGTTCGGCTGCGCCCGCAACCCGTGGCACCCCGACCACACCCCGGGCGGATCCAGCGGCGGCTCGGCGGCGGCGGTGGCCGCGGGCATGGTCCCGGCGGCGGTCGGGTCCGACGGGGCGGGCTCGATCCGCATCCCGGCCGCCTGGACCGGCCTGGTCGGGATCAAGCCGCAGCGCGGCAGGGTGTCGGCCCATCCGCTGCGGGACCCGTTCCACGGGCTGACGGTGTGGGGGCCGCTGGCGCGGTCGGTGGGGGACGCGGCGCTGCTGCTGGACGTGCTGACCGGCAGCCATCCCGAGGACGTCCACCGGCTGGACCCGCCGGTCATCTCGTTCGCCCAGGCGGCCCGGCGCGACCCGGGCAGGCTGCGGATCGCGGTGTCGTTCCGCACCGCGTTCGGCGCCCCCGGCAAGGTGGACCCGGAGATCGTGCGCGCGGTGGAGCGGATCGCCCGGCGGCTGGCCGCGCTCGGGCACAAGGTGTTCCCCGCCGACCCCGACTACGGGCCGATCGGCCTCGGGCTGGTCTCGCGCGGGACGGCGGGGGTGGCCGACTGGCTGGACACCATCCCCGGGGCCAGGCCCGAGCCCCGCACCGAGACGGAGGCCATGATCGGCCGGGTGGCCGGACGGCGGCTGCTGCCCCTGGCCCGCCGCCTGGACCCGATGCTGCGCCGCCGGGTGGGCCGCATCTTCCAGATCGCCGACGTGGTGCTCACCCCGACCACCGCCCAGCTCCCGCCCCGGGTCAACGCCTACCAGGGGGCCGGCTGGCACCGCACCCAGTCCGCCGCCGCCGCGGCCTGCCCGTACGCCTGGCCGTGGAACGTGCTGGGCTGGCCCGGCGTCAACGTGCCCGCCGGGCTCAGCTCCTCCGGCCTGCCGATCGGCGCCCAGCTGCTCGGCCACGACTCCGACGAGGCCCTGCTGATCTCGCTGGCCGCCCAGCTGGAGGCGGTCGAGGGGTGGCACGAACGCCGTCCGCCCGCTTCAATGATCCAGGCGGCGTAA
- a CDS encoding ATP-binding protein encodes MPVDLRETEQPNPSPASPARPDGVLGRLVLPDAPQAAGHARAFVRLVAAAWRAAHVTEAAELCVSELATNAHRHAAPAASAEQAEQVPFELVVLRRGDRLRCEVHDGDPRMPRPRDADALDEAGRGLFLLAATADEHGARATPHGKAVWFELVAWPEED; translated from the coding sequence GTGCCGGTCGATCTCCGCGAGACCGAGCAACCGAACCCGTCCCCCGCATCCCCCGCCCGCCCCGACGGCGTGCTGGGCAGGCTGGTGCTCCCGGACGCCCCGCAGGCCGCGGGCCACGCCCGCGCCTTCGTCCGGCTGGTCGCCGCCGCCTGGCGGGCCGCCCATGTCACCGAGGCCGCCGAGCTGTGCGTCTCCGAACTGGCCACCAACGCCCACCGCCACGCCGCCCCGGCGGCGTCCGCCGAACAGGCCGAACAGGTCCCGTTCGAACTGGTCGTCCTCCGCCGCGGAGACCGGCTGCGCTGCGAGGTCCACGACGGCGACCCCCGGATGCCCCGCCCCCGCGACGCCGACGCCCTGGACGAGGCCGGACGCGGGCTGTTCCTGCTGGCCGCGACCGCCGACGAGCACGGCGCCCGCGCCACCCCGCACGGCAAGGCCGTCTGGTTCGAGCTGGTCGCCTGGCCCGAGGAGGACTGA
- a CDS encoding Dabb family protein, whose amino-acid sequence MSGFRHVVLFRWAEGTTTLQQEEVAARLSELPAKIPQIRSYSLGVNAKVNPGGYDFAVVADFDDREGYLAYRDHPDHRAVVEEVITPLVADRAAVQYEL is encoded by the coding sequence ATGAGTGGATTCCGTCATGTGGTGCTGTTCCGCTGGGCGGAGGGCACGACCACCCTCCAGCAGGAGGAGGTTGCCGCCCGGCTCTCGGAGCTGCCCGCCAAGATCCCGCAGATCCGGTCCTACAGCCTGGGCGTGAACGCCAAGGTCAACCCCGGCGGCTACGACTTCGCCGTGGTCGCCGACTTCGACGACCGCGAGGGCTATCTGGCCTACCGCGACCATCCCGACCACCGGGCCGTCGTGGAGGAGGTCATCACCCCGCTCGTGGCCGACCGCGCGGCCGTCCAGTACGAGCTGTGA
- a CDS encoding response regulator transcription factor, with translation MATVLVVEDDPNLRAALIRELGARSHTVRSAGTAMGMLRDVAQNPPDLVILDLGLPDLDGAEALKMLRGVSDVPVIIATARDGEAEIVRLLHAGADDYLVKPFTAEVLGARMAALLRRTGRAGPVVRLAVGGLHIDVDRREASLDGKPLELTRREFDLLAYLAARPGRVVSRRELLAEVWHQAYGDDQTIDVHLSWLRRKLGETAASPRYLHTVRGVGVRLAAPAEHRPESAADPS, from the coding sequence ATGGCGACTGTGCTGGTTGTGGAGGACGACCCGAACCTCCGCGCGGCCCTGATCCGGGAGCTCGGCGCCCGGTCACACACCGTGCGCAGTGCGGGCACCGCGATGGGCATGCTGCGGGACGTCGCGCAGAACCCGCCCGACCTGGTCATCCTGGACCTGGGACTGCCCGACCTGGACGGGGCGGAGGCGCTGAAGATGCTGCGCGGGGTCTCCGACGTCCCGGTGATCATCGCCACCGCCCGGGACGGCGAGGCCGAGATCGTCCGGCTGCTGCACGCCGGCGCCGACGACTACCTGGTCAAGCCGTTCACCGCCGAGGTGCTCGGCGCCCGGATGGCGGCGCTGCTGCGGCGCACCGGCCGGGCCGGGCCGGTGGTGCGGCTGGCGGTGGGCGGCCTGCACATCGACGTGGACCGCCGGGAGGCCTCCCTGGACGGCAAGCCGCTGGAGCTGACCCGCCGCGAGTTCGACCTGCTGGCCTATCTGGCCGCCCGGCCCGGCCGGGTGGTGTCCCGCCGCGAGCTGCTGGCCGAGGTGTGGCACCAGGCGTACGGCGACGACCAGACCATCGACGTGCACCTGTCCTGGCTGCGCCGCAAGCTGGGGGAGACCGCGGCGTCCCCCCGCTATCTGCACACCGTCCGCGGGGTCGGGGTCCGGCTGGCCGCCCCGGCCGAGCACCGGCCGGAGAGCGCCGCGGATCCGTCATGA
- a CDS encoding TetR/AcrR family transcriptional regulator: MSTPVTARDRILHATLRLIGEQGIGAVTNRAVARAAGVSLGSLTYHFPSQTDLLRESLRTFVDNEIARITGHLDRLRDAGIGPEEAAEEVEKAIVDFAYGPEQIANLELHLHSARDPGMGDASARSVAAYDRLAAGVLTALGIPDAERHAPTVVALLYGLAVRRLATGDDSASGTADALRLLLYGALPRDDD; encoded by the coding sequence ATGAGCACACCCGTTACCGCGCGTGACCGGATCCTGCACGCCACCCTGCGGCTGATCGGAGAGCAGGGCATCGGCGCGGTCACCAACCGGGCGGTCGCCAGGGCCGCCGGCGTCTCGCTGGGCTCGCTGACCTACCACTTCCCCAGCCAGACCGACCTGCTGAGAGAGAGCCTGCGCACGTTCGTCGACAACGAGATCGCCCGCATCACCGGACACCTCGACCGGCTCCGCGACGCCGGGATCGGCCCCGAGGAGGCCGCCGAGGAGGTCGAGAAGGCGATCGTGGACTTCGCCTACGGCCCCGAGCAGATCGCCAACCTGGAACTGCACCTGCACTCGGCCCGCGATCCCGGCATGGGCGACGCCTCGGCCCGCTCGGTGGCCGCCTACGACCGGCTGGCCGCCGGCGTGCTGACCGCGCTGGGCATCCCGGACGCCGAACGGCACGCCCCCACCGTCGTGGCGCTGCTGTACGGGCTGGCGGTCCGCCGCCTGGCCACGGGGGACGACAGCGCCTCCGGCACCGCCGACGCCCTCCGGCTGCTGCTGTACGGAGCCCTGCCCCGCGACGACGACTGA